From the genome of Rathayibacter sp. VKM Ac-2759, one region includes:
- a CDS encoding phosphoenolpyruvate carboxylase, translated as MDDRIRGDVHLLGELLGQVLRESGDPSLYDDVERLRALTIGAYDSAAPEDMATAEEFVAALSLERAEEVARAFTCYFHLVNVAEEFHRVRVLRRREAEAGAQSPEDSITASMARLTQELGEDEAFARLSRLEFRPVLTAHPTEARRRAIASTIRRISALLEQRDDPRTGGVVLLENRRRLLAEVDTLWRTAPLRESKPSPLDEVRTAMSVFDESLFSVLPRVYRRLDDALLGDASGTRAPIAPAFVRMGTWIGGDRDGNPFVTAATTLEAVDIASEHVLIGLERVARRVGRALTLDAATTPPSAEALALWDACTARDAHLASVIAERSPSETHRRVLLFAADRLAATRSGGALAYGSAAELLADLRTLQESLVEAGDVRSAYGDLQNFVWQVETFGFHLAEIEVRQHSQVHRETLAAVRAGGELDERSAEVLAVYRAIATVQERFGTDAARRYIVSFTQSADDLRTVFELAEAATDGHPPIIDAIPLFETFADLDASVDILAEMIRLPQVRARLEATGNRLEVMLGYSDSSKDVGPVSATLALYDAQARIAKWADDEGIVLTLFHGRGGALGRGGGPANRAVLAQPPGSVDGRFKLTEQGEVIFARYGNPDIATRHIEQVAGATLLASSPSVGERNASAAERFEDVAATMDRESRRRFFDLVKAPGFAPWFARVTPQEEVGLLALGSRPARRGLSVESLEDLRAIPWVFAWTQARVNLTGWFGLGSALEAVGDLDVLRDAYASWPLFTTMIDNVEMSLAKTDEGIARRYLALDERRDLADLVLEEMELTRRWVLSITGEESLLTGHRVLGRAVRLRTPYVNALSLLQLRALRALRTDPGGSGTEQNQRLLLLAVNGVAAGLQNTG; from the coding sequence ATGGACGACCGCATCCGCGGCGACGTCCACCTGCTGGGCGAGCTGCTCGGCCAGGTCCTCCGGGAGTCGGGCGATCCCTCGCTCTACGACGACGTCGAGCGCCTGCGCGCGCTGACGATCGGCGCGTACGACAGCGCGGCGCCCGAGGACATGGCGACGGCGGAGGAGTTCGTCGCCGCGCTCTCGCTCGAGCGCGCCGAGGAGGTGGCGCGGGCCTTCACCTGCTACTTCCACCTCGTGAACGTGGCGGAGGAGTTCCACCGCGTGCGGGTCCTCCGCCGCCGCGAGGCCGAGGCGGGTGCGCAGTCGCCCGAGGACTCGATCACCGCCTCGATGGCGCGGCTCACCCAGGAGCTCGGCGAGGACGAGGCGTTCGCGCGCCTCTCGCGCCTCGAGTTCCGCCCCGTGCTCACCGCGCACCCGACGGAGGCGCGCCGCCGGGCGATCGCCTCGACGATCCGCCGGATCAGCGCCCTGCTCGAGCAGCGCGACGACCCGCGCACCGGGGGCGTGGTCCTCCTCGAGAACCGCCGCCGGCTCCTCGCCGAGGTCGACACGCTCTGGCGCACCGCGCCGCTGCGGGAGTCGAAGCCGTCGCCGCTGGACGAGGTCCGCACGGCGATGAGCGTCTTCGACGAGTCGCTGTTCTCGGTCCTGCCGCGCGTGTACCGCCGCCTCGACGACGCACTGCTGGGCGACGCCTCCGGGACGCGGGCGCCGATCGCACCGGCCTTCGTGCGCATGGGCACCTGGATCGGCGGCGACCGCGACGGCAACCCCTTCGTGACCGCCGCGACCACCCTCGAGGCCGTCGACATCGCCTCCGAGCACGTGCTGATCGGCCTGGAACGGGTCGCCCGCCGCGTGGGCCGCGCGCTCACCCTCGACGCGGCGACCACTCCGCCCTCGGCCGAGGCCCTCGCGCTGTGGGACGCGTGCACCGCGCGCGACGCGCACCTCGCCTCGGTGATCGCCGAGCGCTCGCCGAGCGAGACGCACCGGCGCGTGCTGCTCTTCGCCGCCGACCGGCTCGCGGCGACCCGCTCCGGTGGAGCGCTGGCGTACGGCTCGGCCGCCGAGCTGCTCGCCGATCTGCGGACGCTCCAGGAGTCGCTGGTCGAGGCCGGGGACGTGCGCTCGGCCTACGGCGACCTGCAGAACTTCGTCTGGCAGGTCGAGACCTTCGGCTTCCACCTCGCCGAGATCGAGGTGCGCCAGCACTCGCAGGTGCACCGAGAGACCCTCGCGGCGGTGCGCGCCGGCGGCGAGCTCGACGAGCGCAGCGCCGAGGTCCTCGCGGTGTACCGCGCGATCGCGACGGTGCAGGAGCGCTTCGGCACGGACGCCGCGCGGCGCTACATCGTCTCGTTCACGCAGTCGGCCGACGACCTCCGCACGGTGTTCGAGCTCGCCGAGGCGGCGACCGACGGGCACCCGCCGATCATCGACGCGATCCCCCTGTTCGAGACCTTCGCCGACCTCGACGCCTCGGTCGACATCCTCGCCGAGATGATCCGCCTCCCCCAGGTGCGGGCGCGCCTGGAGGCGACCGGCAACCGGCTCGAGGTGATGCTCGGCTACTCCGACTCGTCGAAGGACGTCGGACCGGTCTCGGCGACGCTCGCCCTCTACGACGCGCAGGCGCGCATCGCGAAGTGGGCCGACGACGAGGGCATCGTGCTGACGCTGTTCCACGGCCGCGGCGGCGCCCTCGGCCGCGGCGGCGGGCCGGCGAACCGAGCAGTGCTCGCGCAGCCGCCCGGATCGGTCGACGGCCGCTTCAAGCTCACCGAGCAGGGCGAGGTCATCTTCGCCCGCTACGGCAACCCGGACATCGCGACGCGGCACATCGAGCAGGTGGCGGGGGCGACGCTCCTCGCCTCCTCCCCCTCGGTGGGCGAGCGGAACGCGTCGGCCGCCGAGCGCTTCGAGGACGTCGCGGCGACGATGGACCGCGAATCGCGCCGCCGCTTCTTCGACCTCGTGAAGGCCCCCGGCTTCGCTCCGTGGTTCGCTCGCGTGACGCCCCAGGAGGAGGTCGGGCTCCTCGCCCTGGGCTCCCGCCCCGCGCGCCGCGGTCTCTCGGTCGAGTCGCTCGAGGATCTGCGGGCGATCCCGTGGGTCTTCGCGTGGACGCAGGCTCGCGTGAACCTCACGGGCTGGTTCGGCCTCGGCAGCGCGCTCGAGGCCGTGGGCGACCTGGACGTGCTGAGGGACGCCTACGCCTCGTGGCCGCTGTTCACGACGATGATCGACAACGTCGAGATGTCGCTGGCGAAGACCGACGAGGGCATCGCGCGCCGCTACCTGGCACTGGACGAGCGCCGCGATCTCGCCGACCTCGTGCTCGAGGAGATGGAGCTCACCCGCCGCTGGGTGCTCTCCATCACCGGCGAGGAGAGCCTGCTGACCGGCCACCGGGTGCTCGGCCGGGCCGTGCGCCTCCGGACCCCGTACGTCAACGCGCTCTCGCTGCTGCAGCTGCGCGCCCTGCGCGCGCTGCGCACGGACCCGGGCGGATCGGGCACCGAGCAGAACCAGCGGCTGCTGCTGCTGGCCGTCAACGGCGTTGCGGCGGGCCTTCAGAACACGGGCTGA
- the zwf gene encoding glucose-6-phosphate dehydrogenase, with amino-acid sequence MTPAPPAPAVQTEQAAPHVVVLFGAVGDLARRKLIPGMAHLALSSLAPDLQIVGTSLEEHDDESFRAFAKLAYDEFGSRSLTPAQWDEFASKLRYVPQSAGPAALAEAVTEAEKVLGPDVSRLHYLSVPPKAALSVVRMLAEAGLVERSRIIMEKPFGVDLESAVILNAELHETFDEEQIFRIDHFLGKEPAQNILAFRFANGLFEPIWNRNFIDHVQIDIPEKLTLDRRAEFYESTGAYKDMVVTHLFQVLAFMAMEPPTALEPKAISEEKNKVFRSMRLLNPENVVRGQYIGYREEPGVAPDSETDTFVALKCEIDNWRWAGVPFYLRTGKRMAEGQRIISIAFREPPKSMFPQGSGVGAHGPDHLTFDLADASKVSLSFYGKRPGPGMRLDKLSMQFALQETDRAGDALEAYERLILDAMRGDHTLFTTAEGIERLWEVSAPLLQDPPPVRLYAPGSWGPNAIHQLIAPHAWRLPFERVWRDKR; translated from the coding sequence GTGACTCCTGCACCTCCCGCACCCGCCGTCCAGACCGAGCAGGCGGCGCCCCACGTGGTCGTCCTGTTCGGAGCGGTCGGCGATCTGGCCCGGCGCAAGCTCATCCCGGGCATGGCGCACCTGGCGCTGTCCTCGCTCGCGCCCGACCTCCAGATCGTCGGCACCTCGCTCGAGGAGCACGACGACGAGTCCTTCCGCGCCTTCGCGAAGCTCGCCTACGACGAGTTCGGCAGCCGCTCGCTGACCCCCGCGCAGTGGGACGAGTTCGCCTCGAAGCTGCGCTACGTCCCGCAGTCGGCGGGCCCCGCCGCGCTGGCCGAGGCCGTCACCGAGGCCGAGAAGGTCCTCGGCCCGGACGTCAGCCGCCTGCACTACCTCAGCGTCCCGCCGAAGGCCGCGCTGTCCGTGGTCCGGATGCTCGCCGAGGCGGGCCTGGTCGAGCGCTCGCGGATCATCATGGAGAAGCCCTTCGGCGTCGACCTCGAGAGCGCCGTGATCCTCAACGCCGAGCTGCACGAGACGTTCGACGAGGAGCAGATCTTCCGGATCGATCACTTCCTCGGCAAGGAGCCGGCGCAGAACATCCTCGCCTTCCGCTTCGCGAACGGCCTGTTCGAGCCGATCTGGAACCGCAACTTCATCGACCACGTCCAGATCGACATCCCCGAGAAGCTCACCCTCGACCGCCGGGCCGAGTTCTACGAGTCCACCGGCGCCTACAAGGACATGGTCGTCACCCACCTCTTCCAGGTGCTCGCGTTCATGGCGATGGAGCCGCCGACGGCGCTCGAGCCGAAGGCGATCAGCGAGGAGAAGAACAAGGTCTTCCGCTCGATGCGGCTGCTGAACCCCGAGAACGTGGTGCGCGGGCAGTACATCGGCTACCGCGAGGAGCCGGGAGTCGCGCCCGACTCCGAGACCGACACCTTCGTCGCCCTCAAGTGCGAGATCGACAACTGGCGCTGGGCGGGCGTGCCCTTCTACCTGCGCACGGGCAAGCGCATGGCGGAGGGGCAGCGCATCATCTCGATCGCGTTCCGCGAGCCTCCGAAGAGCATGTTCCCGCAGGGCTCGGGAGTCGGCGCCCACGGACCGGACCACCTCACGTTCGACCTGGCCGACGCCTCCAAGGTCTCGCTCTCGTTTTACGGCAAGCGGCCGGGGCCGGGGATGCGCCTCGACAAGCTGAGCATGCAGTTCGCCCTGCAGGAGACCGATCGCGCCGGCGACGCCCTCGAGGCGTACGAGCGCCTGATCCTCGACGCGATGCGCGGAGACCACACGCTCTTCACCACGGCCGAGGGCATCGAGCGCCTGTGGGAGGTGTCGGCGCCGCTGCTGCAGGACCCGCCGCCCGTCCGCCTCTACGCCCCCGGCTCCTGGGGCCCGAACGCCATCCACCAGCTGATCGCCCCGCACGCCTGGCGCCTCCCCTTCGAGCGCGTCTGGCGCGACAAGCGCTGA
- a CDS encoding CDP-alcohol phosphatidyltransferase family protein, with product MVRAGEDRIWTVPNVLSMVRLALVPVFLVLVVQGEDALALVTLVVSSLTDYLDGWIARRFDQMTRLGRILDPAADRLYIFATVIGLAFRDLVPWWLVAVLVARDLLLVVLAVILANHGYGPLPVHHLGKFATFCLFYALPLIMLGQAFPAIAAASMPIAWAFALWGAFLYWWAGIVYAVQTRDLIRGAGSAIPASEGPSDSDTLDR from the coding sequence ATGGTGCGCGCGGGCGAGGATCGGATCTGGACGGTCCCCAACGTCCTGAGCATGGTGCGCCTCGCACTGGTGCCGGTGTTCCTGGTGCTCGTCGTGCAGGGCGAGGACGCGCTGGCGCTGGTCACTCTCGTCGTCTCGAGTCTCACCGACTACCTCGACGGCTGGATCGCGCGCCGGTTCGACCAGATGACGCGCCTGGGCCGCATCCTCGACCCGGCCGCCGACCGGCTCTACATCTTCGCTACCGTCATCGGCCTGGCGTTCCGCGACCTCGTGCCCTGGTGGCTCGTGGCGGTGCTCGTGGCGCGCGACCTGCTGCTGGTCGTGCTCGCCGTGATCCTCGCGAACCACGGGTACGGCCCGCTGCCGGTGCATCACCTGGGCAAGTTCGCGACCTTCTGCCTCTTCTACGCCCTGCCGCTGATCATGCTGGGCCAGGCGTTCCCCGCGATCGCCGCGGCGTCGATGCCGATCGCCTGGGCGTTCGCACTGTGGGGAGCGTTCCTCTACTGGTGGGCGGGAATCGTCTACGCCGTGCAGACCCGGGATCTGATCCGCGGCGCCGGGAGCGCGATTCCGGCGTCCGAGGGCCCCTCCGATTCGGATACGCTGGACAGGTAG
- a CDS encoding FHA domain-containing protein gives MKSESVEPSTDTTLTFTDDIGAQLAALDNRASREEAEAVGALPSGSALLVVRRGPNTGARFLLDIDSTTVGRHPDAGIFLDDVTVSRRHAEFVRRGTSFEVRDLGSLNGTYFDGVRIESAILTDGSEVQVGKFRLTFYASRADLVAAPDA, from the coding sequence CTGAAGTCCGAGTCCGTCGAGCCGTCGACCGACACGACTCTCACGTTCACCGACGACATCGGTGCGCAGCTCGCTGCGCTCGACAACCGCGCGTCCCGAGAGGAGGCGGAGGCGGTCGGCGCCCTCCCGTCCGGATCGGCGCTCCTGGTCGTCCGCCGGGGTCCCAACACCGGTGCGCGGTTCCTGCTCGACATCGACTCGACGACCGTCGGCCGTCACCCCGATGCGGGCATCTTCCTCGATGACGTCACCGTCTCGCGCCGTCACGCGGAGTTCGTCCGCCGCGGCACCTCGTTCGAGGTCCGCGACCTCGGCTCGCTCAACGGCACCTACTTCGACGGGGTCCGGATCGAGTCCGCGATCCTGACCGACGGCTCCGAGGTCCAGGTCGGCAAGTTCCGCCTCACCTTCTACGCGTCCCGCGCCGACCTCGTCGCCGCTCCGGACGCGTAG
- a CDS encoding MerR family transcriptional regulator yields the protein MGRSTARALPSGSTALLGIGQVLARLTTEFPDVTPSKLRFLEEQGLVSPARTDSGYRKFSSADVERLRMILALQRDHYLPLKVIRAYLDDVDAGREPSLPAGVGGAPASLLAPATRLTRERLAAESGASSSLVQEAIAVGLVRGGEFFGEEAVTTLRALVELGRSGVEPRHLRPLRVAVEREMSLIESVVASSARRQDASGSVGAAETAMALASQLGTIRGAMVRSALSRLSRS from the coding sequence GTGGGTCGTTCCACCGCGCGGGCCCTCCCGTCCGGCTCGACTGCCCTCCTCGGCATCGGTCAGGTCCTCGCCCGGCTGACGACCGAGTTCCCCGACGTCACGCCGTCGAAGCTGCGCTTCCTCGAGGAGCAGGGACTCGTCTCGCCGGCGCGCACCGACTCCGGCTACCGCAAGTTCTCCTCGGCCGACGTCGAGCGGCTGCGGATGATCCTCGCGCTGCAGCGCGACCACTACCTGCCGCTCAAGGTGATCCGCGCCTACCTCGACGACGTCGACGCCGGCCGCGAGCCCTCGCTCCCCGCGGGGGTCGGCGGCGCGCCCGCGTCGCTGCTCGCCCCCGCCACCCGTCTCACCCGCGAGCGGCTCGCGGCCGAGTCCGGCGCGAGCAGCTCCCTCGTGCAGGAGGCGATCGCGGTCGGCCTCGTGCGCGGAGGCGAGTTCTTCGGCGAGGAGGCGGTCACGACCCTCCGAGCGCTCGTCGAGCTCGGACGCTCGGGCGTCGAGCCCCGGCACCTGCGCCCTCTGCGCGTCGCGGTCGAGCGCGAGATGTCCCTGATCGAGAGCGTCGTCGCCTCGAGCGCTCGGCGGCAGGACGCCTCCGGATCCGTCGGCGCCGCCGAGACCGCGATGGCGCTCGCCTCGCAGCTCGGCACCATCCGCGGCGCCATGGTGCGCAGCGCCCTCTCCCGGCTCTCGCGCTCGTGA
- a CDS encoding MerR family transcriptional regulator codes for MREVSRDTSGQRDLVLFTDGLPDLDAHAGYRGAVAARAAGITYRQLDYWARTELVAPTVRGASGSGTQRLYGFRDILVLKLVKRLLDTGISLQQIRTAVNQLRESGVDDLAQTTLMSDGASVYLCTSNDEVIDLLSRGQGVFGIAVGKVLREVESSLVDLDHQTLDPMDELAQRRASRKVG; via the coding sequence ATGAGAGAAGTCAGCCGCGACACCAGCGGCCAGCGCGACCTCGTCCTGTTCACCGACGGTCTGCCCGACCTCGACGCCCACGCCGGCTACCGCGGTGCCGTCGCGGCTCGTGCCGCCGGCATCACCTACCGCCAGCTCGACTACTGGGCCCGCACCGAGCTCGTCGCCCCCACCGTCCGCGGGGCATCCGGCTCCGGCACGCAGCGGCTGTACGGCTTCCGCGACATCCTGGTGCTGAAGCTCGTCAAGCGCCTGCTCGACACCGGCATCTCGCTCCAGCAGATCCGCACCGCGGTCAACCAGCTCCGCGAGTCGGGAGTCGACGACCTCGCGCAGACGACGCTCATGAGCGACGGCGCGAGCGTCTACCTCTGCACGTCGAACGACGAGGTCATCGACCTCCTCAGCCGCGGCCAGGGCGTCTTCGGCATCGCCGTCGGCAAGGTCCTCCGCGAGGTCGAGTCGAGCCTCGTCGACCTCGATCACCAGACGCTCGACCCGATGGACGAGCTCGCGCAGCGCCGGGCCTCCCGCAAGGTCGGCTGA
- a CDS encoding ParA family protein yields MHVLSVSSLKGGVGKTTVTLGLASAAFSKGLRTLVVDLDPQSDVSTGMDINVAGHLNIADVLTSPKEKIVRSAIAPSGWTKEHHGTIDVLIGSPSAINFDGPHPSIRDIWKLEEALASVEADYDLVLIDCAPSLNALTRTAWAASDRVAVVTEPGLFSVAAADRALRAIEEIRRGLSPRLQPLGIIVNRARVQSLEHQFRIKELRDMFGPLVLSPQLPERTSLQQAQGAAKPVHVWPGESAQEMAHNFDLLLDRVIRTGRIGEQVPAAK; encoded by the coding sequence ATGCATGTACTCAGCGTGAGCTCCCTCAAGGGCGGCGTCGGCAAGACGACGGTGACCCTCGGCCTCGCCTCCGCGGCGTTCTCGAAGGGTCTGCGAACGCTGGTCGTCGACCTCGATCCACAGTCCGATGTGTCGACCGGGATGGACATCAACGTCGCCGGGCACCTCAACATCGCGGACGTCCTGACCTCCCCCAAGGAGAAGATCGTCCGCTCGGCGATCGCCCCCTCCGGCTGGACGAAGGAGCACCACGGCACGATCGACGTGCTGATCGGGAGCCCGTCGGCGATCAACTTCGACGGACCGCACCCCAGCATCCGCGACATCTGGAAGCTCGAGGAGGCGCTCGCGAGCGTCGAGGCCGACTACGACCTCGTCCTCATCGACTGCGCCCCGTCGCTCAACGCGCTCACCCGCACCGCGTGGGCGGCCAGCGACCGCGTCGCCGTCGTCACGGAGCCGGGACTCTTCTCGGTCGCGGCCGCCGACCGGGCCCTCCGCGCGATCGAGGAGATCCGCCGCGGACTCAGCCCGCGCCTCCAGCCCCTCGGCATCATCGTCAACCGCGCCCGCGTGCAGTCGCTCGAGCACCAGTTCCGGATCAAGGAGCTGCGCGACATGTTCGGACCGCTCGTGCTCAGCCCCCAGCTGCCGGAGCGCACGTCGCTGCAGCAGGCGCAGGGCGCCGCGAAGCCCGTGCACGTCTGGCCGGGCGAGAGCGCGCAGGAGATGGCGCACAACTTCGACCTGCTGCTCGACCGCGTCATCCGCACCGGCCGCATCGGCGAGCAGGTCCCCGCGGCCAAGTAG
- a CDS encoding pyruvate carboxylase — protein sequence MFSKILVANRGEIAIRAFRAAYELGARTVAVYPYEDRNSMHRLKADEAYQIGERGHPVRAYLDVAEIVRVARESGADAIYPGYGFLSENPELARAAADAGIAFIGPPARVLEMAGNKVTAKEHATAAGVPVLRSTPASRDIDELIAGAEAIGFPIFAKAVAGGGGRGMRRVGTAEELRPALEAAMREADSAFGDPTMFLEQAVVRPRHIEVQILADGTGETVHLFERDCSVQRRHQKVVEIAPAPNLDEATRQAMYRDAIAFARSIGYENAGTVEFLLDTAGERAGEHVFIEMNPRIQVEHTVTEEVTDVDLVASQMRIASGQTLAELGLTQGELRLHGAALQCRITTEDPAAGFRPDTGKITTYRSPGGGGIRLDGGTINPGAQISPHFDSMLAKLTCRGRDFPAAVGRAKRALAEFRIRGVSTNIPFLQAVLDDPAFAAGDLSTSFIDERPGLLAGRESRDRGTKLLTWLAEVTVNQPNGARPSGLAPVEKLPAVDTAAPAPEGSRQRLLELGPRGFASALRAQTALAVTDTTFRDAHQSLLATRVRSRDLIAVAPAVARLTPGLLSVEAWGGATYDVALRFLGEDPWERLASLREALPNVAIQMLLRGRNTVGYTPYPTEVTDAFVREAAGTGVDVFRIFDALNDVSQMRPAIDAVLATGSTVAEVALCYTGDLLDPAEDLYTLDYYLRLAEQIVEAGAHILAVKDMAGLLRPYAASTLVAALRERFDLPVHVHTHDTPGGQLATLLAAAEAGADAVDAASAPMAGTTSQPSLSALVAALAHTPRDTGLSLAAVSDLEPYWEAVRALYRPFESGLPGPTGRVYRHEIPGGQLSNLRQQAIALGLADRFEVVEDLYAAADRILGRVPKVTPSSKVVGDLALHLAAVDADPADFAENPQNYDIPDSVVGFMAGELGELPGGWPEPFRSRVLEGRDVRIGVTAVSDEDGAVLAGEDSAARRATLNRLLFPGPAKQFDQVRETYGDVSALGTADYLYGLRQGEEHVVEIARGVRLFVGLEAIGDADDRGMRTVMTTLNGQLRPVFVRDATITVDTVSAERADRADPGQVAAPFAGVVTLKVAVGDRIEAGAAVATIEAMKMEAAITCSVGGVVRRLAVPLTQQVDAGDLLVVVEPS from the coding sequence ATGTTCTCGAAGATCCTTGTGGCCAACCGCGGCGAGATCGCGATCCGGGCGTTCCGCGCCGCCTACGAGCTCGGCGCCCGCACGGTGGCGGTGTACCCCTACGAGGACCGCAACTCGATGCACCGGCTGAAGGCCGATGAGGCGTACCAGATCGGCGAGCGGGGGCACCCGGTGCGCGCGTACCTCGATGTCGCCGAGATCGTCCGGGTCGCCCGCGAGAGCGGTGCCGACGCGATCTACCCGGGCTACGGCTTCCTCTCCGAGAACCCCGAGCTCGCGCGCGCCGCCGCCGATGCCGGCATCGCCTTCATCGGCCCGCCCGCGCGGGTGCTCGAGATGGCGGGCAACAAGGTCACCGCCAAGGAGCACGCGACGGCGGCCGGCGTCCCCGTCCTCCGCTCGACCCCTGCCTCGCGCGACATCGACGAGCTGATCGCGGGCGCCGAGGCGATCGGCTTCCCGATCTTCGCCAAGGCCGTCGCGGGCGGCGGGGGACGCGGCATGCGGAGGGTCGGCACCGCCGAGGAGCTGCGTCCCGCGCTCGAGGCGGCGATGCGCGAGGCCGACAGCGCCTTCGGCGACCCGACCATGTTCCTCGAGCAGGCGGTGGTCCGGCCCCGCCACATCGAGGTGCAGATCCTGGCCGACGGGACGGGCGAGACCGTCCACCTGTTCGAGCGCGACTGCTCGGTGCAGCGGCGGCACCAGAAGGTGGTCGAGATCGCGCCGGCGCCGAACCTCGACGAGGCGACGCGGCAGGCGATGTACCGCGACGCGATCGCCTTCGCGCGCTCGATCGGCTACGAGAACGCGGGGACGGTGGAGTTCCTCCTCGACACCGCGGGGGAGCGGGCGGGGGAGCACGTCTTCATCGAGATGAACCCGCGGATCCAGGTCGAGCACACGGTGACGGAGGAGGTCACCGACGTCGATCTCGTGGCCAGCCAGATGCGCATCGCCTCGGGGCAGACGCTCGCCGAGCTCGGGCTCACCCAGGGGGAGCTGCGACTGCACGGAGCGGCGCTCCAGTGCCGGATCACCACCGAGGACCCGGCAGCGGGCTTCCGTCCCGACACCGGCAAGATCACCACCTACCGCTCGCCGGGTGGCGGCGGCATCCGCCTCGACGGCGGCACCATCAACCCCGGCGCGCAGATCAGCCCGCACTTCGACTCGATGCTGGCCAAGCTGACCTGCCGCGGTCGCGACTTCCCGGCCGCGGTCGGCCGCGCCAAGCGCGCGCTGGCCGAGTTCCGCATCCGCGGCGTGTCGACGAACATCCCGTTCCTGCAGGCGGTGCTCGATGATCCGGCGTTCGCGGCGGGCGATCTCAGCACCTCCTTCATCGACGAGCGCCCCGGCCTGCTCGCGGGCCGCGAGTCGCGCGACCGCGGCACGAAGCTGCTGACCTGGCTCGCCGAGGTGACGGTCAACCAGCCCAACGGGGCACGGCCGTCCGGCCTCGCGCCGGTCGAGAAGCTGCCGGCGGTCGACACCGCGGCACCCGCTCCGGAGGGATCGCGCCAGCGCCTGCTCGAGCTCGGCCCGCGCGGGTTCGCCTCCGCCCTCCGCGCGCAGACCGCCCTGGCGGTCACCGACACGACCTTCCGCGACGCGCATCAGTCGCTGCTCGCGACGCGGGTGCGCTCGCGCGACCTGATCGCGGTCGCACCGGCGGTCGCGCGCCTCACTCCCGGGCTGCTCTCGGTCGAGGCGTGGGGAGGCGCGACCTACGACGTCGCCCTGCGCTTCCTCGGCGAGGACCCCTGGGAGCGCCTGGCCTCCCTGCGCGAGGCGCTCCCGAACGTCGCGATCCAGATGCTGCTGCGCGGGCGCAACACGGTGGGCTACACGCCGTACCCGACCGAGGTGACCGACGCCTTCGTCCGCGAGGCGGCCGGCACCGGGGTCGACGTCTTCCGCATCTTCGACGCCCTCAACGACGTGTCGCAGATGCGGCCGGCGATCGACGCCGTCCTCGCCACCGGCAGCACGGTCGCCGAGGTCGCGCTCTGCTACACCGGCGATCTGCTGGACCCCGCCGAGGACCTCTACACGCTCGACTACTACCTGCGGCTCGCCGAGCAGATCGTCGAGGCCGGAGCGCACATCCTCGCCGTCAAGGACATGGCCGGGCTCCTCCGCCCCTACGCCGCGTCGACTCTCGTCGCGGCGCTGCGCGAGCGGTTCGACCTCCCGGTGCACGTGCACACGCACGACACCCCCGGCGGTCAGCTGGCGACCCTCCTCGCCGCGGCGGAGGCCGGAGCCGACGCGGTCGACGCCGCCTCCGCCCCGATGGCGGGCACCACCAGTCAGCCGTCGCTGTCGGCGCTCGTCGCCGCCCTCGCGCACACGCCCCGCGACACCGGGCTGAGCCTCGCCGCCGTCTCGGACCTCGAGCCCTACTGGGAGGCCGTCCGCGCGCTGTACCGCCCCTTCGAGTCCGGGCTGCCCGGACCGACCGGCCGCGTGTACCGGCACGAGATCCCGGGAGGACAGCTCTCGAACCTGCGCCAGCAGGCGATCGCGCTCGGCCTCGCCGACCGCTTCGAGGTCGTCGAGGACCTTTACGCCGCGGCCGACCGGATCCTCGGCCGGGTGCCGAAGGTCACCCCGTCGTCGAAGGTCGTGGGCGATCTGGCCCTGCACCTGGCGGCGGTGGACGCCGATCCGGCCGACTTCGCCGAGAACCCGCAGAACTACGACATCCCCGACTCGGTGGTCGGCTTCATGGCGGGCGAGCTCGGCGAGCTGCCCGGCGGCTGGCCGGAGCCGTTCCGGTCGCGCGTGCTCGAGGGTCGCGACGTCCGGATCGGCGTCACCGCGGTGTCGGACGAGGACGGAGCGGTGCTCGCGGGCGAGGACTCGGCCGCCCGTCGCGCGACGCTGAACCGGCTGCTCTTCCCCGGCCCGGCGAAGCAGTTCGACCAGGTGCGCGAGACCTACGGGGACGTCTCCGCGCTCGGCACCGCCGACTACCTCTACGGGCTGCGCCAGGGCGAGGAGCACGTCGTCGAGATCGCCCGGGGCGTGCGGCTGTTCGTCGGCCTCGAGGCGATCGGCGACGCCGACGACCGGGGCATGCGCACGGTGATGACGACCCTCAACGGTCAGCTCCGCCCCGTGTTCGTCCGTGATGCGACCATCACCGTCGACACGGTCAGCGCAGAGCGCGCCGACCGCGCCGACCCCGGCCAGGTCGCGGCCCCGTTCGCCGGAGTGGTGACGCTGAAGGTGGCGGTCGGCGACCGGATCGAGGCGGGCGCGGCGGTCGCCACGATCGAGGCGATGAAGATGGAGGCGGCGATCACCTGCTCCGTCGGCGGAGTCGTGAGGCGCCTCGCCGTGCCGCTCACCCAGCAGGTGGATGCGGGCGACCTGCTGGTGGTCGTCGAGCCGTCCTAG